Below is a window of Candidatus Hydrogenedentota bacterium DNA.
CGGAACGCCCGCCCGCGTATTCACCACGACCATGGGCGCCTCGCGGGACCTGCTGAGCGAGGGCCTGCGCCGCTTGCTGGTGAACGCGGCGTACTGGTGCACCGGGCTGGAAGAGCAGATCCCGCCCCGCGCGAACGTCGATATCGTCGGCGAATACAACCCGACGCCATTCGGCTTCAACGAACACCAGAAAGGCCTCAAGCCCGAAGACCACGCCCTGGCGGAATAGGGCAAGGGGGACCGCATGGGGCGGGCAGGTGTGCGAGTTCCCATAATACAGGATCCCGAACCAGCCAGAGGCTGTGCCTTGGCATTGACTGAATACACCATTTCAGGTATAGTTCTTCTGTGCTCAATTAAAAACTGGGGGCGCACGCATGAAGGAACTGTCATTCGAATTTGATACCCGAAAGCGTCTGAAAGCGTTCCCCTATGATGTCCGACGAGAGGTAGCACATGCACTATACGAGGCACAGCGAGGCGGAAAACACGAGAAGGTAAAGGTCCTCACCGGGTTTCATGGCGCGGGCGTACTGGAGATCCGGGACCGGTACGAGGGTTGTGCCTATCGCGTTTTCTATACGACGCTGATCCCATCTCGAATATGTATTTTGCACGCGGTTAAGAAGAAGTCGAAGCGAGGAATCTCCACGCCCAAACAAGAACTTGACCTGCTCCGGCAACGCTTGATCGCGACCAGAGAGAAATATGGCGGTTGACAATATCCGCCTTGGGAGTAACACACCATGAATCAGGCCAGGGACAGTCGGACTCGGGATACCATGGTGGAGCGTTGTGGGAACGTTTTTGCGGACTTGGGAATCAGAAATCCCGAGCTGGCAAGACTGAAGGCCGATGTCGCCATCGAAATAAAAGCGGCCATCGAACGTCGGGGGATTACCCAGAAAGAGGCCGGGAAACTCCTCGGCCTGCCGGCGCAAAAGGTAAGCGATATCGTCTGCGGGCGCCTGAAAGGCTATACCCTCGATCGCCTTTTCACCTACCTGAACCGCTTGGACATCGACGTGTACGTCAGGATGGCTTCCAAGCCGGCGCGGCGCGAGAAGGCCGAATTGCGGGCTGTTTAACAAGGGGACCGCATCGGGCGGGCAGGTGTGCGAGCTCCCGTGATTCAGAATCCCGCACCGGCCCAAGGCTCTGCCCCCCAAGCCCCCTCCGCTCGCCTGGCCGCCGCGAATTGAATAAACCGCGCGCTCCCGCGTCCGTTTCCGCGAAGACACGGTAGTTCCCGTATCGGGACGGGCGCCCTGTAACAAAGGGCTGCCCCAGTGGTATCCCTTAGCAGGACACCCCCGGGCCAGGGGGGAAGAGGAGCGCAGGCGGACCATGTTTGAGGCGATCGCGGAATCGACCCAGTCGACGGTGGACATGTTGTTGCGGCTGTTTGGCGGCGCCTTCCGGAGGGCGGGGCGGCTTATCCGGGGGCGGTAGCGGCGTCCATCGGGCCGGTGGCGGGCGCCGGGATCCTGTGCGCGTTGCGGGGCCGCCCGGGAAATGGATGGCGTGAGGGCCAGAGGGGACCGATTGCGGATGATGAAAACCGGAATGGAAGCCAGAAAGCGGCGCGTCCTTTTGGCGGGACTGATACTTGGCCTGTTGATCGTGCTTGGCGTATGGATGGCCCGAACGAGCCCTTCCACCCTCGAGAATCATAGCGTCGTGGCGGCGAACGACGCACCAGCGCGCGAATCGACGCGCCCCGAACGGGAGATAGCGCCGGAAAAGGGCGCGGGTGACCCCGGCGAGAACGAAGGGGAAAGGGCGACCCTGGCTGACCTGAAGCATGGGTGGCGGAACGACAGCCTTTTTGAAATTGACGCTATTCGGAACGAGACCCCGGCGGAGACCTTGTACGATCTCGCCGACCGGATGAACACGTTCTATATGGTGGGCAATTTCACCGGTAACGGGACGCCGGGCACCCGCGGTAATCTCATGGTCCTTTCCCTTTCCCGGCGGTTTGCGCGGCTCGTGGCCGAATTTGATCCGGCGCCGGACGCCGGCCAGATCGCCCTGGTGCTGGATCAGCTGCGAAGCGACACCGAGAAGCTCTCCCGGATGATTGAGGAGCGCGGCGTTCGAGAAGTAATCGAGCACGAGGGCAACGTGTATCCTACGGGACTTCGTATCCCTGGCGATGCGGTGCACCGGCCCTCTCTTGAGGATCAGTCCGATCTGCCGACCCCGCTGGGGTTCAGAATCAATGTGGCGGGACTGCTGATCGCGCGGTATTCGATCGCCGAGGGCTTGCCGGCCTATCTGGATGCATTCGAGACGGCGTTTGAGCTTTCCAGCTACTCGAACGAGACGCTCATGTTCCGGATTGTGGACCGCGTTATCGGGGATGGTGACGCTTCGAACTGGACGCCGGAACAACAGGCCATCCAGTCGGAGTATCTGGCGTGGTTTGAGGGGCTGCCTGAAGTGGAGCCCGACGGGAAACCCGGCCTGGAACGCGAGGCGATGACCTGGGAGACGCGCGCGTTGCCGCCGTGGGATTCGCCGGCGCGTCCGGGTGAACGGGCCGTATCCACTGGCACGCCGGTCGCGATGGACCAGGAGGGCACGATTACGGTCGCCTTTCCGACCTACAAGCCCGCCTGGAATTTTCGAATGGACGGTGGTCAGGCTCACCGAATGAACAACCCGGACATGATCTGGCCTGACGACCGGTACGGGGACTGGGCGGCTATGATGATGGATTTTGCGCGGCGCTTCAGCGAGGCAACACGCGGGGCGACTCCGGCGAATTGACTATGGCGCTTCTCAGCCCAACTGCTTCAACCGCCGCTCCATTTCGCGCATGGGCATGAGGTCGCCTTTGCGTCCGGCGACTTCGATGCCGGTTTTGTAGGCTTCGCGGGCGGCTTCGGTGTTGCCGAGGACTTCGTGGCATTTGCCGAGGTTGAGGTAGGCGGCGGAGAAGTCCTTCTGGACGCGGGTGGCGGTTTCGAGGTGGGGGATGGCGTCGGCGTGGCGGTCGAGCTGGATGTAGGCCTGGCCGAGGCCCATGGTGGCGACGGGGTCCTCGGGGTCGATTTCGAGGACTTCGAGGAACATGCCGATGCGCTGTTCGGCTTCGGCCTGGATGCGCGCGCGCTCGGCCTGGGCGGCTTTTTCGGCCTGGCGCGCGTCGAGCTGCTGCTTGAATTCGAGTTGGTGGGCGATGGCCTTCTCGTCTTCCGCCTCCTGGATGCGGCCCTGGGTCATGTAGAAGACGGAGAGGTTGGTGTGGGCCATGACGCAGTTGGGATTGAGTTCGGCGAGCTTTTTCATGAAGCGGATGGCCTCCTCGACGCGGTGGTGCCGGTGGAGGATGACGCCGAGGGCCTCGTAGGCGTCCTCGAAATCCGGCGCGAGGAGCAGGACTTCCATGAGGATTTGTATGGCGGTGTCGTCCTCGTCGCGCGCGTCGGCCTCGAAATGGCCCAGGGCTTCGTCGTAGTAGCGCTGCGCATTCTCCCGGCGCGACGGCGGCTGCCAGGCGGGCAGATGCGCGAGCACGCCGCGGATCGGGGCGTCGCCGCCCTCCGGCTGAAGGGTGTAGCGCGCGCCGGAGGTCCGGTGGTCGCGGTCGAGGTAGGCGTGCAGCAGCCAGGCGTTGAGCGTGGGGGAGAAGCCGCCGC
It encodes the following:
- a CDS encoding type II toxin-antitoxin system RelE/ParE family toxin yields the protein MKELSFEFDTRKRLKAFPYDVRREVAHALYEAQRGGKHEKVKVLTGFHGAGVLEIRDRYEGCAYRVFYTTLIPSRICILHAVKKKSKRGISTPKQELDLLRQRLIATREKYGG
- a CDS encoding XRE family transcriptional regulator — protein: MVERCGNVFADLGIRNPELARLKADVAIEIKAAIERRGITQKEAGKLLGLPAQKVSDIVCGRLKGYTLDRLFTYLNRLDIDVYVRMASKPARREKAELRAV